In Synechococcus sp. HK05, a genomic segment contains:
- a CDS encoding leucyl aminopeptidase, with product MVADIRCSTATLASWSGEALAVGLFSGEAGETSRSQLLERFGAAVANRLEQRRFKGKPGESLSIDLLGQTPSLLVLVGLGAPADFDPEQLRHAAATASKSAATAGASQLALAMPVEGLAAEAAAAAMAEAVRLSLYSDQRFKSESDPSPQLTQVELLGLAEAAQGAVNSSSAICSGVELARELVAAPPNVVTPAALADTAADIARAYGLELKVLERSDCEALGMGSYLAVAQGSDLPPKFIHLTYRPQGTAERRLVLVGKGLTFDSGGYNLKTAGSQIDMMKYDMGGSAAVLGAMRAIAELKPAGVEVHMIVAACENMISGGAIHPGAIVTASNGKTIEINNTDAEGRLTLADALVYACKLEPDAVVDLATLTGACVIALGEEIAGLWSPCDPLAQGLIDAGAQGGESIWRMPLRASYRAGLKSGLADMKNTGPRPGGSITAALFLQDFVAPEVAWAHLDIAGTVWSDKGRGLDPAGATGYGVRTLVNWVQAGGPA from the coding sequence ATGGTCGCCGACATCCGTTGCAGCACCGCCACCCTTGCCAGCTGGAGCGGCGAGGCGCTGGCGGTGGGCCTGTTCAGCGGCGAAGCGGGAGAGACCAGCCGCAGCCAACTGCTGGAGCGCTTCGGTGCTGCTGTGGCCAATCGGCTCGAACAACGCCGCTTCAAGGGCAAACCGGGTGAAAGCCTGAGCATCGATTTGCTCGGCCAAACGCCAAGCCTGCTGGTGCTGGTGGGCCTCGGTGCACCCGCCGACTTCGACCCCGAACAGCTGCGCCATGCTGCCGCCACCGCCAGCAAGAGCGCGGCCACAGCCGGCGCCAGCCAACTCGCGCTGGCGATGCCGGTGGAAGGCCTGGCTGCTGAGGCCGCCGCTGCGGCCATGGCTGAAGCGGTGCGACTGAGCCTCTACAGCGATCAGCGCTTCAAAAGCGAATCCGATCCCTCACCCCAGCTGACTCAGGTGGAGCTGCTGGGGCTGGCGGAAGCGGCTCAGGGCGCGGTGAACAGCAGCAGCGCCATCTGCAGCGGCGTGGAGTTGGCCCGTGAGCTGGTGGCGGCCCCACCCAATGTGGTGACCCCGGCCGCCCTGGCCGACACCGCTGCCGACATCGCCCGCGCGTATGGGCTAGAGCTCAAGGTGCTCGAGCGCAGCGACTGCGAAGCGCTCGGCATGGGCTCTTACCTGGCGGTGGCCCAGGGCTCGGATCTACCGCCCAAGTTCATCCATCTCACCTACCGGCCCCAGGGCACAGCCGAACGCCGCTTGGTGCTGGTGGGCAAGGGTCTGACCTTCGATTCCGGCGGCTACAACCTCAAAACCGCTGGCTCCCAGATCGACATGATGAAGTACGACATGGGCGGCAGCGCGGCGGTGCTGGGTGCCATGCGTGCCATCGCCGAACTGAAACCGGCGGGCGTGGAGGTGCACATGATCGTGGCCGCCTGCGAAAACATGATCAGTGGTGGAGCGATTCACCCCGGCGCCATCGTGACCGCCTCCAACGGCAAAACGATCGAGATCAATAACACCGATGCCGAAGGGCGCCTCACCCTGGCGGATGCCCTGGTGTACGCCTGCAAGCTGGAACCCGATGCGGTGGTGGATCTGGCCACCCTCACCGGCGCCTGCGTGATCGCCTTGGGCGAGGAAATCGCTGGGTTGTGGTCGCCCTGTGATCCCCTGGCCCAGGGGCTGATCGACGCCGGCGCCCAGGGCGGCGAATCCATCTGGCGGATGCCCCTGCGCGCCTCCTATCGCGCTGGCCTCAAGAGCGGCCTGGCCGATATGAAGAACACCGGCCCCCGCCCCGGTGGCTCGATCACCGCCGCTCTCTTCCTTCAAGACTTCGTGGCTCCCGAGGTGGCCTGGGCCCACCTGGATATCGCCGGCACGGTCTGGAGCGACAAAGGCCGGGGCCTAGATCCCGCCGGCGCCACGGGCTATGGCGTGCGCACCCTGGTGAACTGGGTGCAAGCGGGGGGGCCCGCCTAG
- a CDS encoding GIY-YIG nuclease family protein yields the protein MASGASPRQGDLFAQPLGGAGSPQDLPLQEHQLREWQQRLLDYQQPRFIAVAEGRSVAAGQINLLDGAVVGPAATVQRLDPLALAPQHLQFWRWPEASNSGAALYFVIDRPPHLNGSLLLYVGETAQADRRWKGEHDCKSYLAAYGDALQQVGLGSQLSIRFWSDAPTAVRPRRALEQALIRHWLPPFNKETRGRWATPFTADSC from the coding sequence ATGGCGAGCGGTGCATCACCCAGACAGGGCGACCTGTTCGCCCAACCCCTTGGTGGCGCAGGCTCGCCCCAGGATCTCCCCCTGCAGGAGCATCAGCTGCGGGAGTGGCAGCAACGCTTGCTGGACTACCAGCAACCGCGCTTCATCGCTGTGGCAGAAGGCCGCAGCGTGGCAGCCGGCCAGATCAACCTGCTCGATGGCGCCGTGGTGGGCCCGGCCGCCACGGTCCAGCGGCTGGATCCCCTGGCACTGGCCCCCCAGCATTTGCAGTTCTGGCGCTGGCCGGAGGCCAGCAACAGCGGCGCCGCCCTTTATTTCGTGATCGATCGCCCCCCCCACCTCAACGGCAGCCTCCTGCTTTATGTGGGGGAAACAGCCCAGGCGGATCGGCGCTGGAAGGGCGAGCACGACTGCAAGAGCTACCTCGCCGCCTATGGCGATGCCCTCCAGCAGGTGGGCCTTGGCAGTCAGCTGAGCATTCGCTTCTGGAGCGATGCCCCCACGGCGGTTCGTCCGCGGCGGGCCCTGGAGCAGGCCCTGATTCGCCACTGGCTGCCTCCCTTCAACAAAGAAACGCGGGGCCGCTGGGCCACCCCCTTCACCGCCGATTCCTGCTGA
- a CDS encoding response regulator transcription factor has product MDFTPLIEEVRTHVERGNQLMEPHRVVAAMGSRLALSLLVSAIRPGHQLVGAATCEPVALKLLKAKEADLLLCTDRLEQGNGGSLVAAAKRQDPALSAVMVVTQPRRLITIRRAVEAGCDGVCLESQIGRGTVALALTTVSAGAAYTEKGLYKQYFEGYSGIGDAPLAQLTDREVEVLQRIAADATNQEIAAALFISAETVKSHVAQIFHKLGARSRLHAAVKGIRLGLVEWPEDR; this is encoded by the coding sequence TTGGACTTCACGCCTCTGATCGAGGAGGTGCGCACCCATGTGGAGCGCGGAAATCAGCTGATGGAACCGCACCGGGTGGTCGCCGCCATGGGCAGCCGCCTGGCCCTCAGCCTGTTGGTCAGCGCCATCCGTCCTGGACATCAACTGGTGGGCGCCGCCACCTGCGAACCCGTTGCTCTCAAGTTGCTGAAGGCCAAGGAGGCCGACCTTTTGCTCTGCACCGACCGCCTTGAGCAGGGAAATGGCGGCTCCCTCGTGGCCGCCGCGAAACGACAGGATCCAGCGCTCAGCGCCGTGATGGTGGTCACCCAGCCCAGACGGCTGATCACCATTCGCCGGGCCGTCGAGGCCGGCTGCGACGGCGTTTGCCTCGAATCGCAGATCGGCCGTGGCACGGTGGCCCTGGCCCTGACCACCGTGAGCGCGGGGGCGGCCTATACGGAGAAAGGCCTCTACAAGCAGTATTTCGAGGGCTATTCCGGCATCGGGGATGCACCGCTGGCCCAACTCACCGACCGCGAGGTGGAGGTGCTGCAACGGATAGCAGCCGATGCCACCAACCAGGAGATCGCCGCCGCCCTCTTCATCAGCGCGGAAACCGTGAAGAGCCATGTGGCACAGATCTTCCACAAACTGGGGGCCCGAAGCCGCCTCCACGCCGCTGTGAAAGGCATCCGTCTCGGCTTGGTGGAGTGGCCGGAAGATCGTTAA
- a CDS encoding DUF1825 family protein, whose translation MAFFDSEIVQDEAKRLFGDYQQLMQLGGEYGKFDREGKKLFIERMEELMDRYRVFMKRFELSEDFQAKLTVEQLRTQLGQFGMTPEQMFEQMHRTLERMKSELDKEA comes from the coding sequence ATGGCCTTCTTCGACTCCGAGATCGTTCAGGACGAAGCCAAGCGCCTGTTCGGCGACTACCAGCAGCTGATGCAGCTGGGCGGTGAGTACGGCAAGTTCGATCGCGAGGGCAAGAAGCTGTTCATCGAGCGGATGGAGGAGCTGATGGACCGCTATCGCGTGTTCATGAAGCGCTTCGAGCTCTCGGAAGACTTCCAGGCCAAGCTCACCGTGGAGCAGCTGCGCACCCAGCTCGGCCAGTTCGGCATGACACCCGAGCAGATGTTCGAGCAGATGCACCGCACGCTGGAGCGAATGAAGAGCGAGCTCGACAAAGAAGCCTGA
- the tyrS gene encoding tyrosine--tRNA ligase, whose product MAKGAWGLPQWIERGVADLFPAGTAEGAATDPDQQLAARLAEAEREGRPLRIKLGIDPTGSDIHLGHSILFRKLRAFQDAGHAAVLIIGDFTARIGDPTGKSATRVQLTAEQVEANAATYLAQLGQGQDPARALLDFETPGRLEVRRNSEWLAALDLPKVIELLGISTVGQMLAKEDFANRYGSGTPISLHEFLYPLLQGYDSVAIQADLELGGTDQKFNVAMGRDLQRHFGQRTQFGMLLPILPGLDGVQKMSKSLGNTVGLSDDPLSMYSKLEKVPDAAVEEYLTLLTNLDLDALPANPRERQKAMALEITRQRHGDAAAQQAQADAGKLVGGASGSGAADAEVPEASLAEVNFPAKAFYLLSAVGICASSSEARRQIQGGGVKLDGEKLSDPNQEFSSAAELEGKVLQLGKKTFRRLVVG is encoded by the coding sequence ATGGCTAAGGGTGCTTGGGGATTGCCGCAGTGGATCGAGCGCGGCGTGGCCGATCTGTTCCCGGCGGGCACGGCCGAGGGCGCTGCCACGGATCCTGATCAGCAGCTGGCTGCGCGCCTGGCGGAGGCCGAGCGCGAAGGCCGGCCGCTGCGGATCAAGCTCGGCATCGATCCCACCGGCTCCGATATCCACCTGGGCCACTCGATCCTGTTCCGCAAGCTGCGGGCCTTCCAGGATGCGGGCCATGCGGCGGTGCTGATCATCGGCGATTTCACCGCCCGCATCGGGGATCCCACCGGCAAGAGCGCCACCCGCGTGCAGCTCACGGCGGAGCAAGTGGAAGCCAATGCCGCCACCTACCTCGCCCAGCTCGGGCAGGGGCAGGATCCCGCCAGGGCCCTGCTCGATTTCGAAACGCCCGGGCGGCTTGAGGTGCGCCGCAATAGCGAGTGGCTGGCGGCCCTCGATCTGCCGAAGGTGATCGAGCTGCTGGGCATCTCCACCGTGGGCCAGATGCTGGCCAAAGAAGATTTCGCCAACCGCTACGGCTCGGGCACCCCGATCTCCCTGCACGAATTCCTCTACCCCTTGTTGCAGGGCTACGACTCGGTGGCGATTCAGGCTGATCTCGAGCTCGGCGGCACCGACCAGAAGTTCAACGTGGCGATGGGCCGCGATCTGCAGCGCCATTTCGGCCAGCGCACCCAGTTCGGGATGTTGCTGCCGATCCTGCCGGGCCTCGATGGCGTGCAGAAGATGAGCAAGAGCCTCGGCAACACCGTGGGGCTCTCGGACGACCCCCTCTCGATGTATTCCAAGCTCGAGAAGGTGCCCGATGCGGCGGTGGAGGAGTACCTCACCCTGCTCACCAATCTGGATCTCGACGCCCTGCCGGCCAACCCGCGCGAACGCCAAAAGGCGATGGCGCTGGAAATCACCCGCCAGCGCCACGGCGATGCGGCAGCTCAACAGGCCCAGGCTGATGCCGGCAAGCTGGTGGGGGGTGCCAGCGGCAGCGGCGCGGCCGATGCGGAGGTGCCGGAAGCCTCGCTGGCTGAGGTGAACTTCCCGGCCAAGGCGTTTTATCTGCTCAGTGCGGTGGGCATCTGCGCCAGCAGCAGCGAAGCGCGGCGCCAGATCCAGGGCGGCGGCGTGAAGCTCGATGGCGAGAAGCTCAGCGATCCCAACCAGGAATTCAGCAGCGCCGCGGAGCTGGAGGGCAAGGTGCTGCAGCTGGGCAAGAAAACCTTCCGGCGCTTGGTGGTGGGCTGA
- a CDS encoding SUMF1/EgtB/PvdO family nonheme iron enzyme, giving the protein MGITIETVRVRQAGNKPDNTGYGRVDSNYAIGKYEITISQYTAFLNAVATSDPYRLYNPTLMTNPINGGITRSGSDGSYIYTPIAGTDQLPITGVSWFDAARFVNWLDNGQPSGPSSAQTTEDGTYTLNGATNGLSTSRNPINPNTNASPLYAIPTEDEWYKAAFFKPNRKHKEGNYYRYATQSNKAPGNKIGSESNQVNYILDANGFYSVTQQPFVNNNQNYLSPVGSYSASEGPFGTFDQNGGVWEVLDNGGVNRSDVPLRGGAWTSLASLLQSGYSIAAATESEAVNAGFRIVQLPGKQTPERGRPTGQSTRRLAPSSQDISPSQKPLQTNGIELDLITVGNPNNPADPLTGFGRVTDTFQISTNVITIGQYTTFLNAVAKRDRNNLFNPMMQRDLNIAGIERLGQPGKYKYRTINNDGESADRPITYVSWLDAARFANWMSNGQPSGPQNNKTTENGAYNLKQNKSQAPERNTINPNTGQAPFFFIPTEDQWYKAAYFSPELNGTGGYYLYATQSNTSPTSTPSTGGSNEANLANNFILYTTQSKVYDPLTNYLTDVGTFSQSRSFYGTTDQAGLVYEWNDLNATTSPLRGLRGGYWFSAGQSAVSTTYSISTIDRESSDAGFRIAAVDPLALMAPSSVPMA; this is encoded by the coding sequence ATGGGCATAACGATTGAGACCGTTCGCGTCAGGCAAGCTGGCAACAAGCCTGACAACACGGGCTATGGACGCGTTGACAGCAACTATGCGATCGGAAAATACGAAATCACCATCAGTCAATACACCGCCTTCCTGAATGCAGTCGCCACCAGCGACCCCTATCGCCTCTACAACCCAACCCTGATGACCAACCCCATCAATGGGGGAATCACACGGTCAGGAAGCGATGGCAGCTACATCTACACGCCAATTGCAGGCACGGATCAACTGCCAATTACCGGGGTGAGCTGGTTTGATGCCGCGCGTTTCGTGAACTGGCTGGATAACGGCCAACCCAGTGGTCCAAGCAGTGCACAAACCACCGAAGATGGCACTTACACACTAAACGGCGCGACCAACGGGTTGTCCACCTCAAGAAACCCGATCAATCCCAACACGAACGCATCTCCCCTATATGCGATTCCCACGGAAGACGAGTGGTACAAAGCCGCCTTCTTCAAACCCAATCGCAAGCACAAGGAAGGAAACTACTACCGCTATGCAACGCAGAGCAATAAAGCTCCCGGCAATAAGATCGGCAGTGAGTCGAATCAAGTCAACTACATTCTGGACGCCAATGGCTTTTACTCAGTCACCCAGCAACCTTTCGTCAACAACAATCAGAACTACCTGAGCCCGGTCGGGAGCTATTCAGCATCCGAAGGCCCCTTCGGAACTTTCGACCAGAATGGTGGCGTCTGGGAAGTTCTGGACAATGGCGGCGTGAACCGAAGCGATGTCCCCCTGCGTGGAGGAGCATGGACGTCGCTTGCCAGTCTTTTGCAATCGGGCTACAGCATCGCCGCAGCCACGGAAAGCGAGGCGGTCAACGCTGGCTTTCGCATTGTCCAACTCCCCGGCAAGCAGACGCCCGAAAGAGGGCGGCCGACTGGCCAGTCCACGCGCAGACTCGCACCATCCAGCCAGGACATATCTCCATCCCAAAAGCCTTTGCAAACCAATGGGATTGAGCTTGATCTGATCACAGTTGGCAACCCAAATAATCCGGCCGATCCACTCACAGGCTTTGGCAGAGTCACCGACACCTTTCAAATCAGCACTAACGTCATCACGATTGGCCAATACACCACATTCCTCAATGCGGTTGCAAAACGAGACAGAAACAACCTGTTCAATCCAATGATGCAGCGCGACCTCAACATCGCCGGCATCGAGCGCCTGGGTCAGCCAGGCAAATACAAGTACCGCACGATCAACAACGATGGCGAGAGCGCTGATCGGCCGATCACCTATGTGAGCTGGCTCGATGCAGCGCGGTTTGCAAACTGGATGAGCAACGGCCAACCTTCTGGCCCTCAAAACAACAAAACAACAGAAAACGGAGCCTACAACCTCAAGCAGAACAAAAGCCAAGCACCGGAACGGAACACCATCAATCCCAACACCGGCCAGGCGCCCTTCTTCTTTATTCCAACAGAAGACCAGTGGTACAAAGCCGCTTATTTCAGCCCTGAACTGAATGGCACTGGCGGCTATTACCTGTATGCAACCCAGAGCAATACATCACCCACGAGTACGCCCTCAACAGGAGGCAGCAACGAGGCCAACCTGGCCAATAACTTCATCTTGTACACCACACAATCCAAGGTCTACGACCCTCTGACGAACTATCTCACCGATGTGGGAACGTTCAGCCAAAGCAGGAGTTTTTACGGAACCACTGACCAGGCCGGCCTTGTCTACGAATGGAACGACCTGAACGCCACCACATCACCGCTTAGGGGCCTGCGCGGCGGCTACTGGTTCAGCGCTGGACAGTCAGCGGTGTCCACCACCTACTCCATCTCCACCATCGATCGGGAATCGAGCGATGCCGGGTTCCGGATAGCCGCTGTTGACCCACTAGCACTGATGGCCCCTTCCTCAGTGCCCATGGCCTGA
- a CDS encoding cupin domain-containing protein — MLPRILHPEQLQGYRLGSHDHCRLALLNKPEAGGCTVFLEVHDPCDRVPPHSHHHAAELFFVLRGTVVFHVDERSISASGGDFVVVPEEALHDLENPGPERLYLLTVLSQDGGFAELLEHGVPTPLDEEDLQVLRSL, encoded by the coding sequence ATGCTGCCGCGCATCCTGCATCCCGAGCAGCTGCAGGGCTACCGGCTCGGCAGCCACGACCATTGCCGTCTGGCATTGCTGAACAAACCGGAAGCAGGCGGCTGCACCGTGTTTCTGGAGGTGCACGACCCTTGTGATCGGGTGCCGCCCCACTCCCACCACCACGCCGCAGAGCTGTTTTTCGTGCTGCGGGGCACGGTGGTGTTTCACGTGGATGAGCGCTCGATCAGCGCCAGCGGCGGCGATTTTGTGGTGGTGCCGGAAGAGGCGTTGCACGACCTGGAGAATCCCGGTCCCGAGCGGCTGTATCTACTCACAGTTCTCAGCCAAGACGGTGGATTTGCCGAGCTTCTCGAGCACGGCGTGCCGACACCGCTCGATGAGGAGGATCTGCAGGTCCTGCGCAGCCTCTAA
- the pyrF gene encoding orotidine-5'-phosphate decarboxylase, with protein sequence MNRSAADRIIVALDGMAPEQALGFVAAVPELRWVKVGLELFVAGGPDVVRQLRDQGKRVFLDLKFHDIPATMAGACRSAARLGAELITVHACAGSEALRAAQDAAMDSASAAGHPAPTLLAVTVLTSWDAARFASELAIKEPVASYVPRLAALAASAGIGGCVCSPLEVMALRSVHPEPFALITPGIRPAGAALGDQQRVMTPAEAIAAGSSQLVIGRPITAAQDPGAAFAACCAELAS encoded by the coding sequence GTGAACAGATCTGCCGCCGATCGGATCATCGTGGCCCTCGATGGCATGGCTCCAGAGCAGGCCCTGGGTTTTGTCGCCGCGGTGCCGGAGCTGCGCTGGGTGAAGGTGGGCCTTGAGCTGTTCGTGGCCGGCGGCCCGGATGTGGTGCGTCAGCTGCGCGATCAGGGCAAGCGGGTGTTTCTGGATCTCAAGTTCCACGACATCCCGGCAACCATGGCCGGGGCCTGCCGCAGCGCGGCCCGCCTGGGCGCTGAGCTGATCACGGTGCACGCCTGCGCTGGCAGCGAGGCCCTGCGCGCCGCCCAGGATGCCGCCATGGATTCGGCAAGCGCCGCGGGCCATCCGGCTCCCACCTTGCTGGCGGTGACGGTGCTCACCAGCTGGGATGCAGCGCGCTTTGCCTCCGAGCTTGCGATCAAAGAACCGGTGGCGTCGTATGTGCCACGCCTCGCCGCACTCGCCGCTTCGGCCGGCATCGGCGGTTGTGTGTGCTCGCCGCTGGAAGTGATGGCCCTGCGCAGCGTCCATCCCGAGCCTTTTGCCCTGATCACTCCAGGGATTCGCCCCGCAGGTGCCGCCCTGGGTGATCAGCAGCGGGTGATGACGCCGGCCGAAGCAATCGCCGCAGGCTCCAGCCAGCTGGTGATCGGCCGGCCGATCACGGCGGCGCAGGATCCGGGGGCGGCCTTCGCCGCCTGCTGCGCTGAGCTGGCGAGCTGA
- a CDS encoding glycosyltransferase family 4 protein, translating into MAHIAWLGKKSPFCGNVTYGLSTTAALKQRGHDISFIHFDTPAAGLGRAAEASEPSPEVALPYLVKSQVYTIPSPGAQRELRESLERLRPDLVHASLTLSPLDFRLPDLCQQLGLPLVATFHPPFDAALRNLSSGTQQLTYQLYAPSLARYDRVVVFSDLQADVLMRLGVPANRLAVIPNGVDPQQWAPATEAPSPALIEMRQRFNGERVFLYMGRIATEKNVEALLRAWRLVQPAGCTLVVVGDGPVRQSLMQAYGPECNVHWWGHEPDQTRRLALLQLAEVFLLPSLVEGLSLALLEAMASGTACVATDAGADGEVIEGGAGIVISTQGVTTQLRTLLPVLRDQPVLIEELGRRGRQRALERYTLQSNIDQLERLYADLVPQGSVAA; encoded by the coding sequence GTGGCCCACATTGCCTGGCTGGGCAAGAAATCACCGTTCTGCGGCAACGTCACCTACGGGCTCAGCACCACGGCAGCCCTGAAGCAACGCGGCCACGACATCAGCTTCATTCACTTCGACACCCCAGCCGCAGGCCTGGGTCGAGCAGCCGAAGCAAGCGAGCCGAGCCCGGAGGTAGCCCTGCCCTACCTGGTGAAATCGCAGGTGTACACGATCCCCTCACCCGGGGCTCAACGGGAACTGCGGGAATCCCTGGAGCGGCTGCGTCCGGATCTGGTGCACGCCAGCCTCACCCTCTCCCCCCTGGATTTCCGCCTACCGGATCTCTGTCAGCAGCTGGGTTTACCCCTGGTGGCCACCTTCCACCCGCCCTTTGATGCGGCGCTGCGCAACCTCAGCTCCGGCACCCAACAGCTCACCTATCAGCTCTACGCCCCCTCCCTGGCCCGCTACGACCGGGTGGTGGTGTTCTCCGATCTGCAGGCCGATGTGCTGATGCGACTGGGGGTGCCGGCGAACCGCCTGGCGGTGATTCCCAACGGCGTGGACCCCCAGCAGTGGGCACCGGCGACGGAGGCACCCTCCCCTGCGCTGATCGAGATGCGCCAGCGCTTCAACGGCGAGCGGGTGTTCCTCTATATGGGTCGCATCGCCACGGAGAAGAACGTGGAGGCGCTGCTGAGGGCCTGGCGATTGGTGCAACCCGCCGGATGCACCTTGGTGGTGGTGGGCGACGGTCCGGTGCGGCAATCGCTGATGCAGGCCTACGGCCCGGAGTGCAACGTGCACTGGTGGGGCCATGAGCCCGACCAAACCCGCCGACTGGCGCTGCTGCAGCTAGCGGAGGTGTTCCTGCTGCCCTCCTTGGTGGAGGGGCTCTCGCTGGCACTGTTGGAGGCGATGGCCAGCGGCACCGCTTGCGTGGCCACCGATGCTGGAGCCGATGGCGAAGTGATTGAGGGGGGCGCAGGGATTGTGATCAGCACCCAGGGGGTGACCACCCAGCTGCGCACCTTGCTGCCGGTGCTGCGGGATCAGCCGGTGCTGATCGAAGAATTGGGCCGGCGCGGTCGCCAGAGAGCTCTTGAGCGCTACACGCTGCAGAGCAACATCGACCAGCTGGAGCGGCTCTACGCCGACCTGGTGCCGCAGGGCAGCGTCGCAGCCTGA
- a CDS encoding MFS transporter, which yields MSDAPRSTGLQGVLALPEFRKLWLGQIFSQLADKFYIVLMVFLIAQYWVTETLPAEGAIAEAAGAFRFSIDSRAQLITLLATGIYVANTIPAMLLGLVAGVWADRWRKREVMVASNGIRAGLALLAPLSLIPGPEWLGLSWGYWALLVITFLESVLTQFFAPAEQAAIPMLVPTRQLLAANSLYQATSMGATIVGFALGDPILRLLKYGLGAIGIPNGEFALLPLCYGLAALSIAWIRVEETPRQEREQTVWEEMRDGLQVLRERPSVRSALLQLVLLYSLLAALYVLAISLASAIQQLGPTQFGTLLAMSGIGLAVGAVAVAQVGHRFNRRRLASAGLGTIAWSLVLLGQLRGNLSATLTLCAVLGIGSALLAIPAQTTIQEDTPEAMRGKVFGLQNNMINIALSLPLVLAGAVVSRYGLLPVLWALAGLALLAALLERPWERC from the coding sequence GTGAGCGACGCGCCACGATCGACCGGCCTGCAGGGGGTTCTGGCCCTGCCTGAATTCCGCAAGCTCTGGCTGGGCCAGATCTTCAGCCAGCTGGCCGACAAGTTCTACATCGTGTTGATGGTGTTCCTGATCGCCCAGTACTGGGTGACGGAAACCCTCCCCGCGGAAGGCGCCATCGCCGAAGCCGCCGGCGCCTTCCGCTTCAGCATCGATAGCCGCGCCCAGCTGATCACCCTGCTCGCCACAGGGATCTACGTGGCCAACACAATTCCAGCAATGCTGCTGGGGCTGGTGGCTGGCGTTTGGGCCGATCGCTGGCGCAAGCGCGAGGTGATGGTGGCCAGCAACGGCATCCGCGCCGGCCTGGCCTTGCTGGCGCCGCTGAGCCTGATCCCGGGCCCCGAATGGCTAGGGCTGAGCTGGGGCTACTGGGCCCTGCTGGTGATCACCTTCCTGGAATCGGTGCTGACGCAGTTTTTTGCGCCGGCCGAGCAGGCGGCGATCCCGATGCTGGTGCCCACCCGCCAGCTGCTGGCCGCCAATTCGCTGTATCAAGCCACCAGCATGGGCGCCACGATCGTGGGCTTCGCCCTGGGCGACCCGATCCTGAGGCTGCTCAAGTACGGCCTTGGGGCCATCGGCATCCCCAACGGCGAATTCGCCCTGTTGCCGCTCTGCTACGGCCTGGCCGCACTTTCGATCGCCTGGATCCGGGTGGAGGAAACGCCACGCCAGGAGCGCGAGCAAACCGTGTGGGAGGAGATGCGCGACGGGCTTCAGGTGCTGCGCGAACGCCCCAGCGTGCGGAGCGCGCTGCTGCAACTGGTGCTGCTGTACAGCCTGCTTGCAGCGCTGTACGTGCTCGCCATCAGCCTGGCCTCGGCGATTCAGCAGCTGGGCCCCACCCAGTTCGGCACCTTGCTGGCGATGAGCGGCATCGGCCTGGCCGTGGGTGCCGTGGCGGTGGCGCAGGTGGGCCACCGCTTCAACCGCCGCCGGCTGGCGTCAGCCGGCTTGGGCACCATCGCCTGGAGCCTGGTGTTGCTCGGCCAGCTGCGCGGCAACCTCAGTGCAACCCTCACCCTCTGCGCAGTGCTGGGCATCGGCTCTGCGCTGCTGGCGATCCCCGCCCAGACCACCATCCAGGAAGACACCCCGGAAGCCATGCGGGGCAAGGTGTTTGGACTGCAGAACAACATGATCAACATTGCGTTGAGCCTGCCACTGGTGCTGGCCGGCGCCGTGGTGAGCCGTTATGGCCTGCTGCCGGTGCTCTGGGCGCTGGCAGGGCTGGCGCTGCTGGCGGCGCTGCTCGAACGCCCCTGGGAGCGCTGCTAG